The following are encoded in a window of Bdellovibrio svalbardensis genomic DNA:
- the ftsW gene encoding putative lipid II flippase FtsW has protein sequence MLRYLSSSLFLAIITLLGIGLVQVYSSSFIFAIESYGDGLFFFKRQFIFAIIAVAVLIGTIHIPFRYIEKYGWTLWFAAAVGVLATFVPGLGVRVGGAIRWIQLPFGIRFEPAELLKIAFSVWFASLMCRKDNSLGRVKWHWLVLALIAPLLLLLKQPDFGSFAIIMMVGVALLFAFGLQWKYIAGALAIMIPAFYFLVMLVPYRRARVLAFLDPWADPAQKGFQVIQSMLSFHSGGLTGAGLGQGQGKLFFLPEAHTDFTLAVFGEEMGFVGFVAILALYGFVVFRGIQIAVKAEEPYKRALALGLSVTFALSVFINSGVVMGLLPTKGLTLPFLSYGGSSLVALCFMFGLILNIENSFEEDRFSKRFGQSNMGPNGQSRWKTSKVKNS, from the coding sequence ATGTTGAGATACTTATCCAGCAGCTTGTTTTTGGCTATCATCACTCTTTTGGGAATTGGTCTTGTCCAAGTTTACTCATCGAGTTTTATCTTCGCGATCGAATCTTATGGCGACGGTTTGTTTTTCTTTAAGCGCCAATTTATCTTTGCAATCATTGCTGTCGCAGTTCTGATCGGAACGATTCATATTCCTTTTCGATACATTGAAAAGTACGGCTGGACATTGTGGTTTGCCGCAGCGGTCGGAGTTCTTGCGACCTTTGTTCCGGGTTTGGGTGTTCGAGTGGGCGGTGCGATTCGTTGGATCCAATTGCCTTTCGGAATTCGCTTTGAGCCGGCAGAGCTTTTGAAAATTGCATTCTCTGTTTGGTTCGCAAGCTTGATGTGCCGTAAGGACAATAGCTTGGGCCGCGTGAAATGGCATTGGCTGGTTCTGGCTCTTATAGCGCCATTACTGCTTCTTTTGAAACAGCCTGACTTCGGAAGCTTTGCGATCATCATGATGGTGGGCGTGGCTTTGTTATTTGCTTTCGGATTGCAGTGGAAGTATATCGCCGGTGCCTTGGCGATTATGATTCCAGCATTCTATTTCCTGGTAATGCTTGTTCCTTATCGTCGCGCCCGCGTTTTGGCTTTCTTGGATCCATGGGCCGATCCTGCGCAAAAAGGCTTTCAAGTGATTCAAAGCATGCTCAGCTTCCATTCCGGTGGATTGACGGGAGCTGGTCTTGGTCAAGGCCAAGGAAAGTTGTTCTTCCTTCCAGAAGCGCATACGGATTTCACTTTGGCGGTCTTCGGGGAAGAAATGGGTTTTGTCGGCTTCGTGGCAATTCTGGCTTTGTATGGCTTTGTGGTCTTCCGCGGAATTCAAATCGCAGTCAAAGCTGAGGAGCCTTATAAGAGGGCTCTTGCGCTGGGTCTGAGCGTGACTTTTGCCCTGAGCGTGTTTATTAATTCCGGCGTGGTCATGGGCCTGTTGCCAACGAAAGGTCTGACCTTGCCATTCCTGAGTTACGGCGGAAGCTCTCTTGTGGCATTATGTTTTATGTTCGGTTTGATTTTAAATATTGAGAATTCATTCGAAGAAGATAGATTCTCTAAAAGATTTGGCCAATCAAATATGGGCCCGAACGGACAATCTCGTTGGAAAACTTCGAAGGTGAAAAATTCATGA
- a CDS encoding nuclear transport factor 2 family protein encodes MEMSKETPVGPSKDTMEVGRKLVELCKKGDNMKAVETLYSPDIESIEAMQMPGMGKEKGLEAAIKKNRMWMDENEVNSMSVEGPFPLGDRFAVHYKYDTTNRKSKERMKMEEVALYQVKNGKIVKEEFFYTM; translated from the coding sequence ATGGAAATGTCTAAAGAAACACCAGTGGGACCATCTAAAGATACAATGGAGGTTGGCCGCAAGCTCGTAGAGCTTTGCAAGAAGGGCGACAACATGAAGGCGGTTGAGACACTTTATTCACCTGATATCGAGAGCATTGAGGCGATGCAGATGCCAGGCATGGGCAAGGAAAAAGGTCTTGAAGCGGCAATAAAGAAAAATCGTATGTGGATGGACGAGAATGAAGTCAACTCGATGAGTGTGGAAGGGCCTTTTCCTCTGGGGGATCGTTTTGCAGTTCACTATAAATACGATACGACAAATCGAAAGTCGAAAGAACGCATGAAGATGGAAGAGGTGGCACTCTATCAAGTGAAGAATGGGAAAATCGTGAAAGAGGAGTTCTTCTACACGATGTAG
- a CDS encoding cell division protein FtsQ/DivIB, giving the protein MKKFVFKLIFGFVILPVSVAGTLFYLNKTGFFNIQKIEVVLESPTPGQEQFLKPNVDGLEVALAKYKGLSLWNIKMKGISKDVSQFDWVESAMITRSWPATLAIKVKPYEVKLLLMGKAGKLVPIIKDGSFLAPVDAKQAPDVALLDGESFAKKAELRKKAVDVIEQIPAEGSFSKKTISEIRFDEKEGFWMTMIKTGTRVKMGEDQVALKSARVSQVVEYLETRQFDARVIDANLSKKVLVRLRKDP; this is encoded by the coding sequence GTGAAGAAGTTCGTATTTAAACTTATTTTTGGCTTTGTGATTCTTCCTGTCTCTGTGGCTGGGACTTTATTCTATTTAAATAAAACTGGATTTTTCAATATTCAGAAAATCGAAGTGGTTCTGGAAAGCCCGACTCCGGGGCAAGAGCAGTTTTTAAAACCTAATGTCGACGGTTTGGAAGTTGCGCTTGCCAAGTACAAAGGTCTTTCTCTTTGGAATATCAAGATGAAGGGTATTTCGAAAGACGTCTCTCAATTTGATTGGGTTGAGAGTGCGATGATCACGCGCAGTTGGCCCGCGACCTTGGCGATCAAGGTAAAGCCCTATGAAGTGAAATTGCTTTTGATGGGGAAAGCAGGGAAGCTTGTTCCTATTATTAAAGATGGCTCTTTTCTAGCTCCCGTCGATGCGAAACAAGCACCTGATGTTGCGTTGTTGGACGGAGAAAGTTTTGCGAAGAAAGCGGAGCTTAGAAAAAAAGCAGTTGATGTGATCGAGCAGATACCTGCTGAAGGATCGTTCAGCAAAAAAACAATTTCTGAAATTCGTTTCGATGAAAAAGAAGGATTTTGGATGACCATGATTAAGACCGGAACCCGCGTGAAAATGGGTGAAGATCAAGTGGCACTAAAGTCTGCTCGTGTAAGTCAGGTCGTTGAATATCTCGAAACCCGCCAGTTTGACGCGCGCGTCATAGACGCGAATCTGTCAAAGAAAGTCCTTGTCAGGTTGCGTAAGGATCCCTAA
- the murG gene encoding undecaprenyldiphospho-muramoylpentapeptide beta-N-acetylglucosaminyltransferase — protein MSKRNIVIAGGGTGGHIYPGIAIARAIQKVDPSVEIHFVGTAQGLESKIVPREGFPLHLIESGQLNVKSPIKKIKTLLKIPYGLWQSIRLLMQLKPLYVIGVGGYASGPFVLAASMIGFNTAIWEPNAMPGMANRLLSRFVDKCFVVFSEAGKYLKNDTVIPAGMPVRQEIEDAIHDTQKDEKFHLLAFGGSQGSRVINYCLNDAVKLGGDWVKDLSVVHQLGKLDYQDVSAKYQGAPCEVQVHEFIFDMPKYYKWADIIVSRGGASSIAEAAAFGIIPIIIPLPAADDHQQKNAESLVAKNAGRMILQKDLTPERLISEVQSLRQDKALREQMVRNIKSLYIPQAATTIAKEILQ, from the coding sequence ATGAGCAAAAGAAATATTGTGATTGCTGGTGGTGGAACCGGTGGACATATCTACCCAGGCATCGCGATTGCTCGGGCAATCCAAAAAGTGGATCCCAGTGTGGAGATTCACTTCGTAGGAACGGCCCAAGGCCTTGAATCCAAAATTGTTCCTCGCGAGGGATTCCCTTTGCACCTGATCGAGTCTGGTCAGCTAAATGTCAAAAGCCCCATTAAGAAAATCAAAACACTTTTGAAAATTCCTTACGGGCTTTGGCAGTCCATTCGATTGCTGATGCAGCTTAAGCCTTTGTACGTGATTGGTGTGGGAGGTTATGCCTCGGGACCCTTCGTGCTGGCAGCCAGCATGATTGGTTTTAACACCGCGATTTGGGAACCCAATGCGATGCCAGGAATGGCGAATCGTTTGCTTTCCCGCTTTGTGGATAAGTGCTTTGTGGTTTTCTCTGAAGCCGGAAAGTACTTGAAGAACGACACGGTGATCCCAGCGGGAATGCCGGTTCGTCAAGAGATTGAGGATGCAATTCACGATACGCAGAAGGATGAAAAATTCCATCTACTGGCTTTCGGTGGAAGCCAGGGCAGTCGTGTTATCAACTATTGCCTTAACGATGCTGTCAAATTAGGCGGCGACTGGGTTAAAGATCTTTCTGTCGTCCATCAATTGGGAAAGCTCGATTACCAGGATGTTTCTGCAAAATATCAAGGGGCTCCTTGTGAAGTGCAGGTTCATGAATTTATTTTTGACATGCCCAAGTATTACAAATGGGCAGACATTATCGTCAGCCGTGGCGGAGCAAGTTCGATTGCTGAAGCGGCGGCGTTCGGGATCATTCCCATAATCATTCCATTGCCTGCAGCCGACGATCATCAGCAGAAAAATGCTGAAAGTCTTGTGGCTAAAAATGCCGGCCGCATGATTTTGCAAAAAGACTTAACTCCAGAGCGTTTGATTTCAGAAGTTCAATCTTTGCGACAAGATAAAGCGTTGCGAGAGCAGATGGTTAGGAATATAAAGAGTCTCTATATTCCTCAGGCAGCGACAACGATCGCGAAGGAAATCTTACAATGA
- the murC gene encoding UDP-N-acetylmuramate--L-alanine ligase, translated as MKLQSAKFHFVGVGGIGMCGLAELLYNIGAKVSGSDISENVNTERLKEMGVKIFKGHAASNVGDADVVVYSSAIQYGNPEISEARARQIPLIPRAEALAEIMRLKRGIAVAGTHGKTTTTSMTSAIFLEGNLSPTIVVGGRFELIKSTAMLGTGEWIVAEADESDGSFHKLSPEIAIITNIDSDHLDHFKTFENLQKSFYDFALKVPFYGKVIACGDDPIVRQIFENFPKRILYYGFDERNDLVLSGEQGNYSLYRSDRLLGARHLVGNFKLNVPGRHNALNAVAAICAGVAAGIPFNTCAAGLQRFEGVDRRFHFKGEKSGIKVYDDYGHHPTEVRAVMQAFREKYPKNRLVVFFQPHRFSRTQHCWHDFTTAFMEADQLLLTDIYPAGETPIPGVNSEKLAQEMKHENAHYFLRDEKSSQKIVSMLKDGDVFITLGAGDGWKLGLDVLEKI; from the coding sequence ATGAAGTTACAAAGCGCAAAATTTCATTTTGTTGGAGTGGGTGGCATCGGGATGTGCGGCCTTGCTGAACTTTTGTACAATATTGGTGCGAAGGTCAGTGGCAGTGACATTTCCGAAAACGTGAATACAGAACGTCTCAAAGAAATGGGCGTAAAGATATTTAAAGGTCATGCCGCCTCCAATGTCGGCGACGCGGACGTTGTTGTGTATTCCAGTGCCATTCAATACGGAAACCCTGAAATCTCAGAGGCTCGGGCGCGACAAATCCCATTGATTCCAAGAGCGGAAGCCTTGGCTGAAATTATGCGTTTGAAGCGCGGGATTGCAGTCGCGGGAACTCATGGAAAGACCACGACGACGTCAATGACGTCAGCGATCTTTCTTGAGGGAAACTTAAGCCCAACAATCGTGGTGGGTGGGCGTTTTGAGTTGATCAAATCAACTGCGATGCTGGGCACTGGCGAATGGATTGTGGCGGAAGCGGATGAGTCCGATGGCAGCTTCCACAAGCTATCACCTGAAATCGCAATTATTACGAATATCGATTCAGATCATTTGGATCATTTTAAAACTTTCGAGAACTTGCAGAAGTCCTTCTATGACTTCGCCCTTAAAGTTCCGTTCTATGGAAAAGTCATTGCGTGTGGCGATGATCCGATTGTTCGTCAAATCTTTGAAAACTTCCCAAAAAGAATTTTGTATTATGGATTTGATGAGCGAAATGACCTGGTTCTAAGCGGGGAGCAAGGAAACTATTCATTGTATCGCAGTGATCGCTTGTTGGGGGCCCGTCATCTGGTAGGTAATTTTAAATTGAATGTTCCGGGCCGTCACAATGCTTTGAACGCGGTTGCCGCGATCTGCGCAGGGGTTGCCGCTGGAATTCCATTTAATACTTGTGCTGCTGGGTTGCAGCGCTTTGAAGGTGTGGATCGCAGATTCCACTTCAAAGGCGAAAAGAGCGGTATCAAGGTTTACGACGATTACGGACATCATCCCACAGAGGTGCGTGCAGTGATGCAGGCCTTCCGTGAAAAGTATCCCAAAAATCGACTGGTGGTTTTCTTCCAGCCACATCGTTTTTCACGCACGCAACATTGCTGGCATGATTTCACGACAGCTTTCATGGAGGCGGATCAACTTCTGCTGACGGATATCTATCCGGCAGGTGAAACGCCAATTCCGGGAGTGAACAGCGAAAAGCTCGCTCAAGAAATGAAGCATGAAAATGCGCACTATTTCTTGCGTGACGAAAAATCTTCGCAAAAAATCGTCTCTATGCTGAAAGACGGAGACGTCTTCATCACGCTGGGCGCCGGCGACGGCTGGAAACTTGGCTTGGATGTTCTTGAAAAGATCTAG
- a CDS encoding Mut7-C RNAse domain-containing protein yields the protein MNIAFLVDENLLGLLRKLRMMGVDSIALKETSDKEIYFAAASQKRIILTKDQKFYRTIPSGEAYLVQSEKPQEQLIEILKTFSDLGNIPLSRCFECNTIIAKIPKESLKDRVDPNTFRFYQNFFECPTCHRVYWEGSHFKKLREEVRLILQIL from the coding sequence ATGAACATCGCCTTTTTGGTCGACGAAAATCTCTTGGGTCTATTAAGAAAGCTCCGCATGATGGGTGTGGACTCCATCGCCCTAAAGGAAACCTCTGACAAAGAAATCTATTTTGCGGCGGCCTCACAGAAGCGAATTATTTTGACCAAAGATCAGAAGTTCTACCGAACGATTCCCTCTGGCGAAGCTTATCTTGTCCAAAGTGAGAAACCGCAAGAACAACTTATCGAAATTTTAAAGACATTTTCGGACTTGGGAAATATTCCTTTATCAAGATGCTTTGAATGCAATACGATCATCGCAAAAATTCCAAAGGAATCGCTCAAAGACCGCGTAGACCCAAACACCTTCCGCTTTTACCAGAACTTCTTTGAATGCCCTACCTGTCACCGTGTTTACTGGGAAGGCTCTCACTTTAAAAAACTCCGAGAGGAAGTTCGGCTCATCCTTCAAATCTTATGA
- the murD gene encoding UDP-N-acetylmuramoyl-L-alanine--D-glutamate ligase produces MYKEFSELKDKRILVVGLGKTGAALAHFLTKHGAQVTVTDHKSKPELSVQLEQLGELPIKFELGGHSPKTFIAQDLVILSPGVPSNLKIFDYARSQGIKITGEFEFSAGFIKEPIIGLTGTNGKTTVAKLTEAILTESGVKTWVGGATDKPLVEYLRSEEKAQVVIAEVSSFMLEHCDTFNPGNVVFTNLAENHLDRYRSMEEYVNAKRRIFKNTNQATTSILNADDNAVVELARDPAVQRGRIFYFSRKPALEPQIMNIGGAVNIGDEIRVRTGPEIESFSIKNMKMRGKHSVENIMAAILASREHGATREAVQKVIETFKALPHRIEYVRKVGGVMFYNDSKATNVHAVLRALDTFDENVILIAGGKDTNLNYEPLRSVVKRKVKTLILVGEAKERINRDLGDFSETFLIGTFEEAVLIAYQKSRIGDVVLLSPGCSSFDMFDSFEERGDYFKEIVRKFH; encoded by the coding sequence ATGTATAAAGAGTTTAGTGAATTAAAAGATAAAAGAATTCTAGTTGTGGGCCTTGGTAAAACAGGCGCGGCCTTGGCGCACTTCCTGACTAAGCATGGTGCCCAAGTGACGGTAACGGATCATAAATCCAAGCCGGAATTGTCTGTGCAGCTGGAACAATTGGGTGAATTGCCAATCAAGTTTGAGTTGGGTGGACACAGTCCGAAAACCTTCATCGCGCAAGATCTAGTGATCTTGTCTCCGGGTGTGCCTTCAAACTTGAAGATCTTTGATTATGCAAGATCTCAAGGTATCAAGATCACGGGTGAGTTCGAATTCTCTGCAGGTTTCATCAAAGAGCCGATCATTGGTTTGACTGGTACAAACGGTAAAACGACTGTTGCGAAATTGACTGAAGCGATCTTAACCGAATCCGGTGTAAAAACTTGGGTTGGCGGCGCGACTGACAAACCATTGGTGGAGTATCTTCGTTCAGAAGAAAAAGCCCAGGTGGTGATCGCAGAAGTTTCAAGCTTCATGCTTGAGCATTGCGATACTTTCAATCCTGGCAACGTGGTGTTCACGAACTTGGCTGAAAACCACTTGGATCGTTATCGTTCTATGGAAGAGTACGTAAATGCAAAACGCCGTATCTTCAAAAACACCAACCAAGCAACGACAAGCATCTTGAATGCCGATGACAATGCGGTGGTGGAGTTGGCGCGTGATCCAGCGGTTCAGCGTGGACGTATCTTCTACTTCTCTCGTAAACCAGCCTTGGAACCACAGATCATGAACATCGGTGGTGCTGTGAATATCGGCGACGAAATTCGCGTGCGCACAGGTCCAGAGATCGAAAGCTTCAGCATCAAAAATATGAAAATGCGTGGCAAACACTCTGTAGAAAACATCATGGCGGCGATTCTTGCTTCCCGTGAGCATGGTGCCACTCGTGAAGCGGTTCAAAAAGTGATTGAGACCTTCAAGGCTCTTCCTCACCGTATTGAATACGTGCGTAAAGTGGGCGGAGTGATGTTCTACAATGACTCTAAAGCTACAAACGTTCATGCAGTTCTTCGCGCTTTGGATACTTTCGATGAGAACGTGATCCTGATCGCGGGTGGTAAAGACACGAATTTGAACTACGAACCTCTTCGTTCAGTGGTTAAGAGAAAGGTGAAAACCTTGATCTTGGTCGGGGAAGCGAAAGAAAGAATAAATCGCGACCTTGGTGACTTCTCTGAGACCTTCTTGATCGGTACATTTGAGGAGGCGGTTTTGATTGCTTATCAAAAGTCGAGAATTGGTGACGTCGTTCTGCTATCTCCAGGATGCTCAAGCTTTGACATGTTTGACAGTTTTGAAGAACGCGGCGATTATTTCAAAGAGATCGTGAGAAAATTTCATTGA
- a CDS encoding methyl-accepting chemotaxis protein, with protein MTQIGESPMKLGTKIILNIAGSIVICTLAAVAISSAKIHSQGREQLVEKSRAILSRLESIRTYIATQGGLESDISRAIATYPNGDLSPEMQNRILRKVPIFASIKVGFDGAEKDDYKFRVFSDEPRRKENKATVSELEILKRFEADPNLHEIVEESKTDVTVYHPVRLSEAQGCLLCHGAPANSPWKNGKDILGFPMEDWKDGKLHGVFAVVSSVNKVNAAASSANMSIFIWTALIALAILTVSFILIRANLSSLHTAISKLKSAGDQVSQASSEILTSSQNLTQSSVQAAASIEETSASTEEISSMVKRNTEHATLAKDLAQSASEKAHRGEKEVRKLTGSMDEIAASSKKIEEIITVIDDIAFQTNLLALNASVEAARAGEHGKGFAVVADAVRSLAQRSATSAKEISTLINESSTKVEQGHQVVRASEASLKEIVTTIEQLSNLNTEISTASREQEMGIGQINQALTGMEKITQANSASAEECSAASEELNSQSLIMKSVVNELTKVVAG; from the coding sequence ATGACTCAAATCGGAGAATCACCAATGAAACTGGGCACAAAAATCATCCTCAACATCGCGGGCTCGATCGTCATTTGCACACTCGCGGCGGTTGCCATCTCATCTGCAAAAATTCATTCCCAGGGACGAGAACAACTCGTGGAAAAATCCAGAGCCATTCTCTCTCGCTTGGAGTCCATCCGCACCTACATCGCAACTCAAGGAGGACTTGAGTCCGATATCAGCCGAGCTATCGCAACTTATCCAAACGGCGACCTCAGCCCAGAGATGCAAAACCGCATCCTTCGCAAAGTGCCTATCTTTGCCTCCATCAAAGTAGGCTTTGACGGAGCTGAGAAAGACGACTACAAATTTCGCGTCTTCTCCGACGAACCTCGTCGCAAAGAGAACAAAGCCACCGTCAGCGAGCTTGAAATATTAAAGCGCTTCGAGGCGGATCCCAATCTTCACGAAATCGTCGAGGAGTCGAAAACTGACGTGACAGTTTATCACCCCGTTCGGCTATCCGAAGCTCAAGGCTGTCTGCTTTGCCATGGCGCCCCTGCCAACTCGCCCTGGAAAAATGGAAAAGATATTTTGGGATTTCCAATGGAAGACTGGAAAGATGGAAAGCTTCATGGAGTTTTCGCCGTTGTATCTTCTGTTAACAAAGTGAATGCGGCAGCATCCTCTGCCAACATGTCGATCTTTATATGGACAGCCCTGATTGCACTGGCGATTCTTACAGTTTCCTTTATATTGATTCGTGCAAACTTAAGCTCACTGCATACAGCAATTTCCAAATTGAAGTCCGCTGGGGATCAAGTTTCACAAGCCAGCTCTGAAATCTTGACATCGAGTCAAAACCTCACTCAATCTTCAGTCCAAGCGGCTGCCTCTATTGAAGAGACCTCTGCTTCAACAGAAGAAATCTCCAGCATGGTGAAGCGAAATACTGAGCATGCCACCTTGGCAAAAGATCTGGCCCAGAGTGCCTCGGAAAAAGCTCATCGTGGTGAGAAAGAAGTTCGGAAACTAACCGGCTCCATGGATGAGATTGCCGCAAGCTCTAAAAAAATCGAAGAAATCATCACCGTCATTGATGATATCGCCTTCCAAACAAACCTTTTGGCTTTGAATGCTTCTGTCGAAGCCGCCCGTGCTGGCGAACATGGAAAGGGCTTTGCGGTCGTGGCGGATGCCGTGCGCAGCCTTGCCCAAAGAAGCGCCACTTCAGCGAAAGAGATTTCAACTCTTATCAATGAAAGTTCCACCAAAGTAGAACAGGGCCACCAAGTGGTGCGTGCAAGTGAGGCTTCTTTGAAAGAGATCGTCACAACGATCGAACAACTTTCAAATTTGAATACTGAAATTTCGACAGCCAGTCGCGAGCAAGAAATGGGTATTGGCCAGATTAATCAAGCCCTCACCGGCATGGAGAAAATAACCCAAGCCAATAGCGCCTCTGCGGAAGAATGTTCTGCCGCCTCAGAAGAATTAAACAGTCAGTCGCTAATCATGAAGTCCGTGGTGAATGAATTGACCAAAGTCGTTGCGGGATAA
- a CDS encoding type IV pilus modification PilV family protein encodes MITNDKLKWQNGGFTLIEILISIGICGVVVTGVASMNTWLSSSVAKEAAKVDREIENTEMLKLVTQPVYFGALKEFPENIQLQQCMTVDKIDCDTTKEYPFFSFNLSTKLPLKFASISDTATNISNELSFRVHCPNNATSCDRASYFTVTAKTYLNYLNFKTAVIEKRGIVSPDFTNIVTFVPDSTVANGRPVNVVIFLDNSNSMIFAKDQIKVALDDLIIKLSNMNVTVGIYSLATVINTAWSQYYIDGSGNQVSPIPNPIPPGFVYYSQMIDNTYWMDTSSTSTFDPVSYIGSPYSINHIFPFIPNEDATLHANKVQSLRNLIDSYFNVPNIDNDTPLCTMLKFLEMPGTKAPFVFDQFTPTVFMVITNEDDQTDFSIPWHQANKCKKGKLTEFKQSDNMYTYNGKVQLRNLRVTANVTIDGAPGTYTIGVASPILPYNPSYASLADCSADLPLMSQSEIESLVAKYFKTFLPNIIYTIGAGYSIESCRTFNQTHKLGLNYPSPQPICENVTNGQLQVPINYVTNSCRETLFNQSVGTTQIEYDIIPGISDPIEATYQSLKNHVNLSNFFYMPIVHTDATTCPMTTGSSVGTRYLALGNKTGINSKPTPICSPDYSAQLSQMDTWITSFASNDIKLTAVVAANLNAVELLRNGTTILLTANVDYSLTGTTLVFKPGVLLPNDVIRVYLK; translated from the coding sequence GTGATCACTAACGATAAATTGAAGTGGCAAAACGGTGGGTTTACATTAATCGAAATACTGATCTCCATCGGTATTTGCGGCGTCGTAGTCACCGGTGTCGCGTCAATGAATACATGGTTGAGCTCGTCGGTCGCCAAAGAAGCTGCCAAGGTAGACCGAGAAATTGAAAACACCGAGATGCTCAAGCTTGTCACGCAACCCGTCTACTTCGGCGCCCTCAAAGAATTTCCTGAAAATATTCAACTACAGCAATGCATGACCGTAGATAAAATCGACTGCGACACAACCAAAGAATACCCATTTTTTTCTTTTAACTTATCCACAAAATTACCTCTCAAATTTGCCAGCATCAGTGATACAGCCACTAACATCTCGAACGAATTATCCTTTAGAGTTCACTGCCCTAACAACGCCACCTCATGTGATCGGGCTTCTTATTTCACCGTGACAGCAAAAACTTACCTGAATTATCTCAATTTCAAAACTGCAGTCATAGAAAAGCGCGGAATTGTGAGCCCCGATTTTACCAATATTGTGACCTTCGTGCCGGACTCCACCGTCGCCAATGGCCGTCCAGTCAACGTGGTCATTTTTCTAGATAACTCTAACAGTATGATTTTCGCAAAAGACCAGATCAAAGTGGCCTTAGACGATCTAATTATTAAACTTTCTAACATGAATGTAACCGTTGGTATTTATAGCTTGGCCACAGTCATTAATACCGCTTGGTCTCAATACTATATCGATGGATCCGGGAATCAAGTTTCTCCTATTCCCAATCCTATTCCGCCCGGCTTTGTTTATTATTCTCAGATGATAGATAATACCTATTGGATGGATACCTCCAGTACCAGCACCTTTGATCCCGTTTCCTATATTGGATCACCATATTCTATAAATCATATATTTCCTTTTATCCCGAATGAAGACGCCACTCTTCATGCGAATAAAGTTCAATCTCTTCGTAACCTCATAGATTCGTATTTTAATGTTCCCAATATTGATAACGATACACCTCTGTGCACAATGCTTAAGTTTTTGGAAATGCCTGGCACCAAAGCGCCTTTTGTCTTTGATCAATTTACTCCAACCGTTTTTATGGTCATCACAAATGAAGACGACCAAACCGACTTCAGCATTCCTTGGCATCAGGCTAACAAATGCAAAAAAGGCAAACTGACTGAATTCAAACAGTCTGACAATATGTACACCTACAATGGCAAGGTTCAATTGCGCAATCTACGAGTGACCGCAAATGTTACGATTGACGGAGCCCCAGGGACTTACACCATTGGCGTAGCAAGTCCCATATTACCTTACAATCCAAGCTATGCTTCTCTTGCAGATTGCAGTGCCGATCTTCCACTTATGTCCCAATCAGAAATCGAATCCCTGGTTGCAAAATATTTTAAAACCTTCCTCCCCAACATCATCTACACAATAGGCGCTGGGTACAGCATTGAATCTTGTCGCACTTTTAACCAAACTCATAAACTCGGTCTCAACTATCCGAGCCCACAGCCCATATGCGAAAACGTTACAAATGGCCAACTACAAGTCCCGATTAACTATGTCACAAACTCATGTCGGGAAACTTTGTTCAATCAATCGGTTGGAACCACTCAAATTGAGTACGATATTATTCCTGGAATCTCAGATCCTATTGAAGCGACCTATCAAAGCCTAAAAAATCATGTCAATCTGTCTAACTTTTTTTACATGCCGATCGTCCATACCGACGCAACGACTTGCCCCATGACCACCGGTTCCAGCGTAGGAACTCGCTATTTAGCGCTTGGCAATAAAACTGGTATAAACTCAAAACCCACGCCCATTTGTTCACCAGACTACTCGGCGCAACTATCTCAAATGGATACCTGGATCACCTCTTTTGCTTCCAACGATATCAAGTTAACAGCCGTTGTGGCTGCAAATCTAAATGCCGTCGAACTACTCAGAAATGGTACGACTATTTTGCTAACGGCGAACGTCGATTACTCGTTAACTGGGACCACATTGGTATTTAAGCCGGGAGTCCTTTTACCGAATGACGTCATTAGGGTCTATTTAAAATAG